A stretch of bacterium DNA encodes these proteins:
- a CDS encoding PorV/PorQ family protein gives MKHRITYLLTAVLLASVAFVSSAQAAFSKVGSTGAAFLKIGVGRSTAMGDAFVAIADDPSAAYFNPAGLARVSRTIQVNHVNWIADVNHDNLTFVLPLTSFGTIAVNVTALTMGQIEQTTIDNPNTTIREDEGTGLFFSASDMAVGVSYARIITDKLSFGFTGKVITQTVWDMSASAFGFDLGLLYNTGFKSLRIGAAVTNYGTQLAFTGRELDYSFSWPDSGPSQINGSYSTTPVGLPTNFRFGIAYDIIEAQNPDKDSRLTAALDINHPSDINETVNFGLEYGIANAFFLRGGYVLNTDNSYQDELGWSTGICAGLGARAKPVHGLSIGLDYTFRYFEYLKPTHRLQLTVGF, from the coding sequence ATGAAACACAGAATCACTTATCTCCTTACCGCGGTGCTGCTGGCGTCCGTGGCGTTCGTCTCTTCGGCCCAGGCTGCATTCTCCAAGGTCGGCTCGACCGGAGCGGCATTCCTGAAGATCGGAGTCGGCCGGTCGACGGCAATGGGCGACGCCTTCGTCGCCATCGCCGACGACCCGTCGGCCGCCTACTTCAACCCGGCCGGGTTGGCCCGGGTCAGCCGCACGATCCAAGTTAACCACGTTAACTGGATTGCCGACGTCAACCACGACAACCTCACTTTCGTACTGCCGCTGACTAGCTTCGGTACTATCGCCGTGAACGTTACCGCACTAACGATGGGCCAGATCGAGCAGACTACGATCGACAATCCCAACACCACGATTCGTGAGGATGAAGGGACCGGTCTCTTCTTCAGCGCGTCGGACATGGCGGTCGGGGTCAGCTACGCCCGCATCATTACCGACAAGCTCTCCTTCGGCTTCACCGGCAAGGTCATCACCCAGACTGTCTGGGACATGTCCGCGTCGGCGTTTGGCTTCGACCTCGGCCTACTCTACAACACCGGATTCAAGTCCCTCCGCATCGGCGCCGCGGTTACCAACTACGGCACGCAGCTTGCCTTCACGGGTCGGGAGCTGGACTACAGCTTCTCCTGGCCGGACTCGGGTCCCAGCCAGATAAACGGTTCGTACAGCACCACGCCGGTTGGATTGCCCACGAATTTCCGCTTCGGCATCGCCTACGACATCATCGAGGCCCAGAATCCAGACAAAGACTCTCGTCTCACGGCCGCACTGGATATCAACCATCCATCTGACATCAACGAGACGGTGAACTTCGGTCTTGAGTATGGGATCGCCAATGCGTTCTTCCTTCGCGGCGGCTACGTCCTCAATACCGACAACTCCTACCAAGATGAGCTCGGCTGGTCGACCGGAATATGCGCCGGACTCGGCGCACGCGCCAAGCCGGTGCACGGATTGAGTATCGGTCTCGATTACACGTTCCGCTACTTCGAGTACCTGAAACCGACCCACCGATTGCAGTTGACGGTTGGATTCTAG
- a CDS encoding clostripain-related cysteine peptidase yields MDSRPTNRNSATGARLAVPLRSFMVLALVLSLSPLAAAQWTVGVYMPADNDMDNQANVDLDEMKQVGSTSDVNVVVQVDRPVWDPLPGCHRYFVKKGGVDTLADLGQVDMAAPATLADFAGFLRSRYPAANYMLVLWDHGDGWYPGYGPSTSAIFIDDSYGHEMGVAGGEFAQAMAGVKQALGRRVTILALDACLMDMVEVADEIRDDCDYMLASEALVPTGGYPYDKLLDRLASQPTAEPSEFLPGFCSDYVESYPGQRVELSALGMPALAKSLDLMSATVRDSIDAASPAVSAARAGVQTMPGYPFHADLIDFLSGLAGDVHFPEAPPMPVVESLRAALRLAVVVNERSSGFEHASGPAIWFPDNYLAFKNSIESYLTLRFALESGWPQFLNRYFGSDDIRPVQPVVTQSQAGGRNDVRLWWESCFDLSPVRYCLFEVTEPQVLFTDYCNDFTAWTNLGWTTSTQEVHSGQTSFFSGSADNLANSIESAQPLNLPEGGLLSFYAWYSTQEDWDSLTGFLRDICYVEWSPDRSAWHGLDSLYGDDETWNERRYLLPAGAKYLRFRYVSNAGINRQGVFIDDIKVYSFGTMRTVAEGIPDTTAYVFGVPHDTLGYYYFVTASDSFGNISMASQFYNVEVKTWAEPYTRPAPFSSDCKLVLDFPAGETTDVRIYTLSGTLVRRFDDVTRHVLDWDGDNAAGKPLADGLYLVAVQSRDFKKLGKIAKVARE; encoded by the coding sequence TTGGATTCTAGGCCGACGAACAGAAACAGCGCCACAGGGGCACGGCTTGCCGTGCCCCTGCGGTCTTTCATGGTGCTGGCGCTGGTATTGTCGCTGTCGCCGCTGGCTGCCGCACAATGGACGGTGGGCGTGTACATGCCCGCGGACAACGACATGGACAACCAGGCGAACGTCGATCTGGACGAGATGAAACAGGTCGGGTCCACCAGTGACGTCAACGTCGTGGTCCAGGTTGACCGACCCGTCTGGGACCCCCTGCCAGGTTGCCATCGCTACTTCGTAAAGAAGGGCGGCGTGGATACGCTGGCCGACCTCGGTCAGGTCGACATGGCTGCCCCGGCGACGCTGGCGGACTTTGCCGGTTTCCTGCGAAGTCGCTACCCCGCCGCGAATTACATGCTGGTGCTCTGGGACCACGGCGACGGCTGGTATCCGGGCTACGGGCCGAGTACGAGTGCCATCTTCATCGACGATTCGTACGGTCACGAGATGGGGGTTGCCGGCGGCGAATTCGCGCAGGCAATGGCGGGCGTCAAGCAAGCCTTGGGCAGGCGCGTCACAATACTCGCCTTGGACGCCTGCCTGATGGACATGGTCGAGGTTGCCGACGAAATCCGCGACGACTGCGACTACATGCTCGCATCCGAGGCCCTGGTTCCAACCGGCGGTTACCCCTACGACAAGCTGCTCGACCGGCTTGCCAGCCAACCCACAGCCGAACCTTCTGAGTTCCTGCCCGGCTTCTGCTCCGATTACGTTGAGTCATACCCCGGGCAGAGAGTCGAGCTCTCCGCACTCGGCATGCCAGCGCTTGCCAAGTCGCTAGACCTCATGTCCGCGACCGTTCGCGACAGCATCGATGCGGCAAGTCCGGCCGTGAGTGCAGCCCGTGCCGGTGTCCAAACGATGCCGGGTTACCCGTTCCATGCGGACCTGATTGACTTCCTCTCTGGGCTGGCAGGCGACGTGCATTTCCCCGAAGCGCCCCCGATGCCGGTCGTGGAGTCGCTTCGTGCCGCGCTGCGCCTCGCAGTTGTCGTCAACGAGCGCAGCTCAGGATTTGAGCACGCCTCCGGTCCCGCCATCTGGTTTCCGGACAACTATCTCGCCTTCAAGAACTCAATCGAGTCATACTTGACCCTGCGCTTCGCTCTGGAGTCGGGCTGGCCGCAGTTCCTCAATCGCTATTTCGGCAGCGACGACATTAGGCCGGTGCAGCCGGTTGTCACGCAAAGTCAAGCCGGCGGGCGTAACGATGTCCGGCTATGGTGGGAATCCTGCTTCGACCTCTCGCCGGTGCGATACTGCCTCTTCGAGGTGACCGAGCCGCAAGTCTTATTCACTGACTACTGCAATGACTTCACCGCCTGGACTAACCTCGGCTGGACGACGAGCACGCAGGAGGTCCATTCCGGCCAGACCTCGTTCTTCTCCGGATCGGCCGACAACCTCGCGAACTCCATCGAGAGCGCCCAGCCGCTGAACCTGCCGGAAGGCGGTCTGCTGTCGTTCTACGCATGGTACTCCACTCAGGAAGACTGGGATTCACTCACCGGTTTCTTGCGAGACATTTGCTACGTCGAATGGTCGCCGGACCGCAGTGCGTGGCACGGACTGGATTCGCTCTATGGTGACGACGAGACGTGGAACGAGCGGCGGTATCTTCTGCCTGCCGGCGCGAAGTATCTGCGCTTCCGCTACGTGAGCAACGCCGGGATAAACCGACAGGGCGTGTTCATTGACGACATCAAGGTCTATTCGTTTGGCACCATGCGCACCGTGGCCGAAGGCATTCCAGACACGACCGCCTATGTGTTCGGTGTGCCGCACGACACTCTTGGTTACTACTATTTCGTAACGGCCTCAGACTCGTTCGGCAACATCTCGATGGCGAGCCAGTTCTACAATGTCGAGGTCAAGACTTGGGCCGAACCGTACACACGGCCGGCACCGTTCAGCAGCGACTGCAAGCTCGTACTGGACTTCCCGGCCGGAGAAACAACGGACGTCCGCATCTACACGCTATCAGGCACACTCGTGCGCCGATTCGACGATGTGACCCGGCATGTGCTCGACTGGGACGGGGACAACGCTGCGGGCAAACCGCTGGCGGACGGCCTCTATCTCGTTGCGGTCCAGAGCCGCGACTTCAAGAAGCTCGGCAAAATCGCGAAGGTCGCCAGGGAATAG